A window of Vicia villosa cultivar HV-30 ecotype Madison, WI unplaced genomic scaffold, Vvil1.0 ctg.002791F_1_1, whole genome shotgun sequence contains these coding sequences:
- the LOC131639817 gene encoding 23 kDa jasmonate-induced protein-like: MSAFGVPITDETLKAMSRYKGKTITQEDRAREAVRLIHSEDKNLNALNHALTLKFNYGNGVSTLCLLYNATGDTLEIVDGQKQDWHGSVEKEEPPRSFDNGQWVAFLHTHPTSGTYGCEAARVYRGKNIKGDVRDFLVAWSTPWGSIQNAAYTEVREKDHFPPHWDYIKGQKLEQAGKITKDDDEYLASTVSIGGITSPEFIAILQHKFSPLP; encoded by the exons ATGAGTGCTTTTGGAGTACCAATAACAGATGAAACCTTAAAAGCTATGTCGAGGTATAAAGGCAAAACAATAACACAAGAAGATAGAGCAAGAGAAGCAGTGAGGCTGATCCATTCAGAAGACAAAAATTTGAATGCTCTCAACCATGCATTGACTCTTAAGTTTAATTATGGTAACGGAGTTTCCACACTTTGTCTTCTCTATAATGCTACCGGGGATACCCTTGAGATCGTGGATGGCCAAAAACAGGATTGGCATGGTTCTGTTGAGAAGGAGGAGCCGCCTCGGTCCTTCGACAACGGCCAGTGGGTCGCTTTCCTCCACACACATCCAACCTCGGGAACTTATGGTTGCGAAGCTGCTCGGGTATACCGTGGAAAGAATATTAAAGGAGATGTGCGTGACTTCCTGGTTGCTTGGTCTACCCCATGGGGCTCCATACAAAATGCA GCTTACACCGAGGTCCGTGAAAAGGATCATTTTCCACCTCATTGGGATTACATTAAAGGGCAAAAGCTAGAACAAGCTGGCAAAATCACCAAGGATGATGACGAATACCTTGCCTCAACAGTCAGTATTGGTGGCATCACTTCGCCAGAATTCATTGCAATACTCCAGCACAAATTTAGCCCATTGCCATGA